The following nucleotide sequence is from Methanorbis rubei.
GGGGGGGGAGGGGGGTGATATCAGGTTATTTTTGGCTGATTATTCTTTTTGGAGCTGATAAAATGTTGTTTTGATCATGCTGCATAATCAGTTTCGCTGCGTTTCCAATATGTTTATCATTTGATAGATCAACATTACCCATACGTGACATCAGACACTTTTGGCAGCATTAATTCAATTATTGAGCGGGACGCCGCGGATACTCCGTACAAGTATTCTCTTCTGCATTCGGTGATTGAGTGTTGTCAGGAGTATCCACAGTTTGCCAGATCCGGGTCCGGAGATCATGAGGGGCGGGTTGTTTTTCCGGTGGGTATTCTGGTGATGAAGTGGCTGATGTATTATTATCCATTTTTCCTTCCGGGAAGGTTTATTATTCTGAAAAAGGGGGAGAGTGAAGAGCGTCCGAAGCTGGCTTTCCGCGAACCTTTTGAGAAGGTGGCAGGGTATTATGCGATGCATGGGGGTCTGTCGGTTTTTTATGATGATCTGATCTGCGGGTCTGTTCCTACAGAGATGAAGGGGGTGGTTGCGTCTCTGGTGAATAAGATTCGGAGTACGATTGTTGATAAACCGATGCGGCATCTGGGTTATTCGCAAAGTAAGCGGGAGTATTCGGTTTTTCGTTTGGTTGAGTCGTCAATTCCTGTACGGAAGGCGGATCAGATTGATCTGCGTCTGTTGATTGAGAGGTGCGGGAGTTTTTCGATTTCTTCGGAGTTGTATGGGGTGTTTCGGGATTTGGGTGGGTTTATTTTGGGTGATGGTTGTGTGTCTGCGAAGTGGGTTGATTTTTTAGAGCGTTTGAATCATGATGCGGGGGTTTCTGAGGGGGAGTTGATGGAGCGGTTTTCGATGGCTGTGGTGTCGGAGAGGAATGTGGATGCTGCGAGGGTTTTCTTCCGGGATTTTGTTTTGACCGGGGATCTTTGTTGTGTGTGGTCA
It contains:
- a CDS encoding HNH endonuclease domain-containing protein; translated protein: MTSDTFGSINSIIERDAADTPYKYSLLHSVIECCQEYPQFARSGSGDHEGRVVFPVGILVMKWLMYYYPFFLPGRFIILKKGESEERPKLAFREPFEKVAGYYAMHGGLSVFYDDLICGSVPTEMKGVVASLVNKIRSTIVDKPMRHLGYSQSKREYSVFRLVESSIPVRKADQIDLRLLIERCGSFSISSELYGVFRDLGGFILGDGCVSAKWVDFLERLNHDAGVSEGELMERFSMAVVSERNVDAARVFFRDFVLTGDLCCVWSGRQLSLCSLAVDHLLPFSLWHCNDLWNLVPSDAGVNLRKSDKIPVGSFLCERKEMIVGCWRLMYAEFPVRFSREISLGLLGGEFGEGWEEEAFASLCRIAEYLVGVRGYE